TCACTGACCATCTGAATATACACTGTAACCAGCACCCCCTGTCTCTCCCTTACACTCTGCCTATAtatctctgtccttctctctttatctctctgccCAGTGCTCCTTCCTTCCCAAGCTGAGCATCAAAATCGAGACGCACTTCGAGAACAACAATGGGAGCAATGAGAATGTGAGTACAGTGGTGACAATAcacaccttgtgtgtgtgtgtgtgtgtgtgtgtgtgccaccaATCTGTTTAAAGCACAGCTACCTGTTCATCCACATGCTGTGCCCTTGCCATCCTTATAAGAGCCTTTCAGCTTCTGACCTTCATCATGAAGAAGCTAGAAGAAGGACTGGAAAGTATCAGAAAGTATCAATATCAAGGTGTTTCAGTTAGAGAAACACTTTAAATGGGCATGGTTGTTGGCAGTGCGTGGTAGGTGAGTAAAGCAGGTTTTGATAGTGTCGATGTCTGTTGGGATGCAGTCAGTGACTGACAGAAAGTTGGCCCAGCCTCAAAGTGCCCGCTCTTATTAAGCCATGCAAATTAGGGCTGTACAAGTCCCAGCCTGCCATGCCATGGCTCCAGATCTTCCCACAAATAGACACACCCAAACTTTCCTTCAGCACACTCGCGGAAAAATGTtccagaacacaaacacacatgttcacaaatGCTTGCGACAGGATAATGGGAAACAGCACACATGAAAAGTGTCAACACCTGACAAGAGCAAGAGCAAACACTGAAGCAACACtccagagtgagaaagacacaGACAGCAAGACAGtcagagggagaaaaagagagagacagtgagtgagtgagagagagtgagtgagtgagagtctTAGCAGAAGGCAgagtagaaaataaataaaaagaagaggaGGCAGGTCAAAGACTCAAACACAGGGACTGATACTGTAGTAGTCACTGATGACAGAATCCCACGCTGCTTGTTTTTATCCTGTCCAGCTCTCCTCTCTTTCATCCTGCCTGCTGTAAAAGGCACCTGCTGCGCCGCAGAGCCAAGGCCGCTGTGCCTCTGCTCCCTCTGTGGCTCGCTCTCAATTGCGAGGTGAGCAGACTTGGGCAAAGATCCCTTTGCCTGCAGTAGTTTGCATAAATCACTGGCTTTGACTGCAGCAGGCTGCTTTTCGTCATCGTATGTTTTCACAAAGTGTCATGCCAAGGGTGTGTTAGAGAATGTTGCTACAGTTGATATTTTGGCTTAGGTGTTACGTTGCCACTATGAATCATTCCACTATGAGTTATTCTGGTGTAGTTCTGCATGTTACATAAtttttctgtccttttgttTCATCTAATGTGCAGTTTGTCCATGTTTGCTTTTCGCTTCGCAATTCTGGCATGgcaaagtaaaaacaaatgctTCCCAGGCTTCAGCACATTTGGCTGGTGGGTTTCAGTTCACAGACCCCTTGTGAGGATGTTAAATGAGTGTGACTTTCATTCTCACCCCTGCCATGCTGTGCTGTCACTTGTGCCATTTCAAAGATCATGTGAGCACTTTCTCTGATGTCACTTGTACAGGTGTTTGAAGACAAACCTACACCTCAAGATAGTGTCTGCTTCTTGGATATACTGAGTGACCCAATTCCTGAGAAGTATTACAAAAAAGATGaggtacagacacacacatgtattTGACTTACTATACTTATAAGGACCTTCCACTTACACAAATATTAATGCAGTGtgcctacacctaaatctaaacCTAACCAGttgtctttttatgtttttaaataaaagctcaaaggtcaaaactgtcacatacactcactgagcactttattaggaacactatactaatactgggtaggatCTCCCTTTGctttcaaaacagcctcaattcttcatgacaTGGATTATACTGGATTAACATTcctcatcccaaaggtgttctactggattcagatcctgtgactgggaaggccactgaagaacactgaattCATCGTTACGTTCATAAAACTAGTTAGAggtgacttttgctttgtgacacggtgcattatcatgctgaaactgtggccattagaagatggtaaattgtggccatgaagggatgtacatggtcagcaacaatactcaaatacaTTGTGCCATTCAAGCAATAATTGACTGGTATTAATGGACCCAAAgtatgccaagaaaacattccccacaacaccacctccaccagcctggactgttgacacaaggcaggttgtgTCCATGGATTCTTGTTATTGGTGCCGAATTCTGACCTtatcatctgtgtgcctcagctgaaattgagattcatcagaccaggctacatttttccagtcttcaactgtccagttttggtgagtctgttcCCACTGCAACTCCAGCTGTCTGTTCTTGACTGACCGAAGTGGAACCCGATATGGTCGTCTTTTGTTGTAGTCaatccgcctcaaggtttgacgtgttgtgcattctgagatacttttctgctcaccacaattgtacagagcggatatctgagttactgtagcttttctgtcagctcgaaccagtctagccattctccgttgacctctctcatcaacaagtcatttctgtccgcagaactgccgctcactggatgttttctttattgcaccattctaagtaaactctagagaatgttgtgtgtgaaaatcccagaaaatcagctgttatagaaatactcaaagaaatactcaaaccagcccatctggcatcaacaatcatgccacggtcaaaatcacagagatcacatttttgatttggttgatgtgaacattacccgaagctgctgacctgtatctgcatgattttatacactgcactgctgccacacgattgactgattagataatttcatgaatgaacaggtgtacaAGTATTCCTAGTAAAGTGCACAGTGAGTGTATTCCTAACCTTGTGGAGACATTAGGTCCCAACCCAGATTTAAACATACGCCCCCCtgcacatactcacacacaaacacaaacagcagtTCAACCTGCTATAATCTTTTGAGAAGTGAGACAGATCTAAAAGCCAGACACTAAAGTCAATATTAGCttttacatgcacacacacacacacacacacacacacacacacacacacacactatgcctTCCCCTAACCCTTACTTATATAAGAAGCCATTTTTCTTCATGCTGACCAACCCCAATGTCTACCCAAGGTCAAATTTGTCATGTAAGGGACATTAGGTCTCAATAAAAAGCTAAATACATAGATACAGAGGAAATTCTCTTCTGGTGTAGTAAATCTATAAACAATGTTGTGATACTGGACTATCTGGTGTGTTGTGCTTAACTGCTGTAACTTGAACGGCCAAAATCATTTATCAGTTAGGGGTTACTTAGGAAACTGCAAGAATCCCCATACTAGGAGTGCTCATTCTGCTAATTATTACAGGGAGGCAATGCATCATAGGTGGTCTGTGTAATTACTATGAGGCCATAGGGCATACATACTTACTGCAACACATGAGATTAGACAAGGAATCTATCTTGCTATCGGATACCGGCCAAAGATGCACTAATAGCACGAAAAGTGTTCCCTCTCAGGCATGCACggacatgtatgtgtgtaacaTGTATGTGACCGATTAACCCATGCAGGACCTGAGCAGCTGGGTGTCAGACAGGACAGGACGTGGCCCCCTGGTGGATGGCTGGAGAAATAACACCGAGCCCATCATGTGCTCCTACAAGAGAGTTCAGTGCAGCTTTGAGGTCTACGGGTTCCAGGGCCGGACAGAAGAGCTCATCCACAGGGTAAGAACCTGAGTACACTTCCCAGGATTCAAGGGCTCTATGTGGCATTGTTATCATGAGTGATTACAGTGTGCAATAATGTTCCCTGGTTCCCCATAGAATATCCGTGACATCCTGCTGGTAGGACACAGACAGGCAGTGGCATGGATAGATGAGTGGCATGGTGAGTATAAAGCTTTATAATGCTTTCTTTTATCAACCCTTATGCTCAGGATATCCCATTCACACATGCTGTCTCTTTCAATTTATGTAATGTATTACCTAATACTGTCACTTCTCCTTGTTACTCTCAGGTCAAAATAACCTAAGCATTACATGTACGTCAGTGATATAAATATTatcttttaaatagttttttttcattttcatttcgtACATTACTGTACTTTAAGTAAAAGTCAAATTACACTGCTTTTCTTGACAAGCCCTCGCTAATATGAGCATTCCAAGTCATTGCAGTGCAGCTTATTCAGGCATTATATGTGCATACACTGCATAGCCTGCATATAAAACGCTGGTGTGGATTGGAATGTGCCTGGCTAACATGGGTCCACGTTTGTGTTGTGGCAGGGATGAGCCTGGAGGAAGTGAGGGAGTTCGAGAAGCAGCTGCAGCAGGAGACGAACCAGAAGATGAAGAACGACATGAGCGACTCAGGTAGCATCTCAAAGCAAGAGAAAAAGGATTTGGGGAAGGGGAGTGATTGAGAGTGACAGTGATAGAGAAATGAGGAGAGTGCCTGAGGATAAGGGAGAAGATTTGGAGAAATGGATGGAGAGTGGAGCATGTGTGTAGAGGGAAGGGCAGACACTGGAGGACAGAGTGATGAGCAAGTGATGTTGGAGCAGGGCTTGTGTAGCAGGGATGATCCTAAATAGTGTGATGCTGCAATGCTCCTGAACTCACCCTGTCTTTACACAAGCAACATAAATCATCCTCCCATGCTATGCTACACTAATGACACTACTGGCATGcatgagtctgtgtgtgtgtgtgtgtgtgtgtgtgtagggtcaTTCACAGCCTCCCACTGCTTTCTGTTGGCAAAAGTGCAATAGCGTGCAGTGCTAATGATAATCCTGACAGTAATTAAAGTCCAGTGGGTGATATCCCCTGACTTTGAGCTCATGATAAAAACCATCATGCTCTCATGTAACAGCATGCAGCACTTAAGGCAGCATGTACCTCTACTTCCCCTTTAGGCAAAGCAGTGCCATTGCAACTCCTCAAACCACACTACTGAGAAATCCCCTTCGCTCCAAatcccattcactcacacattttAGCGTGTGTAACACCAGAACCTGCATTTTCCATCTttgcatcttaaaaaaaaaaaaaagcagaattgCCAAAGCAGAATGTTATTAAAAGGTTAAAGAGAACGTTATGCCTTCATTTTGTCAGTGCATGTTTGagtatctctttttttttttaaaaaaaaccctctcttCTCTGTCAATTTCCTCCAAACCCTTGTTCGTCCCTCCTCCACCTCTTTCGCAGCCTCAGTCGCTCCTGTGCGTCCCTCCTTCTCCCGCTCTGTCTCGGTCACGGATGCGTCGTCACTGAAGAAGATGGGGGTGGACACTGTGGATATTACAGACCCTTCATCATCATGTTCCTCCATGTTCGGGAGCCCTATGAGATTTAATTCGTCATCAGACTAACACCACACTCCAGCGTGTTAAGTGAAACAACCAGCCAAATACTGTTACTGTTGAAGATTCCATCAGAATATTCATAATCAGCCATATGTTTTAGAAATAAAAGCTatacacagatgtgtgtgtgtgggggggggggggaatgacaTCAAGTAATCATAGAGGGTGAAGGCAAACTTCTTGttccaagacacatgaagcaACCACATCTGTATGAACTGCTGCTACATGAAACTACATAGGCTGGCAGAATGTGCCAGGACAGTGCTTCCTAGCTACATTAGTTATTCTGGATCCATGCCTTAGAGTAGCTGGGGTTATTCTGATTCAATGGacaggggagaaaaaaatatctGCTATGAATGGCTATGACATTGTCGCTAAGTCAAAACCTTAGACAAACAGACGTTCTATACAATAAATCCTATCTGGTGTTCTATCCCATTTACACATCTTCCCAGTTTCTTCTCCACTGACCTAGACAGTTGTGTCAGTAAAattgcatgtactgtatgtgtatctaGCTGATCACTCTCACAGCCTTGTACTGTAGAGACTCAGCATTGCACCAACAATATCTGCTTTAGATCTGTTTGAAGGTGAGCATCAGTCAGCTTCCTGCACACTTGATTTTAAGATCAGTTAACCCGTGCAAGACTTCTGGAAATACCAGCAACACAGAGAGAGTTTTTCCCCCATAGCTGGCATTTGCTGTTGCTCAGTTGTTGATAACACCTCTCCTTTGTACAAATGCACAATGTACGTTTTCTATTCTACATGAACTTGTGAAcaatgtactgtaatgtgtcAGTCAGATAGGTCACTATCATATTAAGCACTTTCCAGTGTCAACTGCTCTCTATTCTATCCTCATGAATCACTGTGTAGGAATAATGCACCATTATTGTATATATTGATGGTAGCGCAGTCTTAGGTTGAGTGGGAAATGCTAAGTTAACCTTGTCTTCACATCAGTACACTGGTTCTTTAAAATATACCCTTGTTTTTGACTTATTTATGAGCGCCAATATTAGAGTGATAGATCAAATGTGAATGCAAGTGAGCTCTGGCCAGCTCTTTCTGCCTGAATAGAATTACAGTGTGGTTGCATTAGCCAATCTTACTGTCCTAATGGTCTCAGTGAATGGCTTTgctactaaaataaaataaacaaatataaaataacttgATTACTATAAGTAGATGAGGCAAGCCTACATATATCTAAAAGAGAATTGTtctgtgaattaaaaaaagaaagaaagaaacactgttgtgtttgtctctttcatttctcattAAGTTGAATATTTTAAACAGGAGTGGAAAAGTATTGAGAAATTATGTGGAAAATATAGTTAATGTGTCAAAATTTTACTCAAATCAAAGTGGAAGTATCTAGCCAAATTGCCAGGTACTAAGCGTCCCATCCAGGGGGAATTCTCCTACCTTGAGCCCAGTGTTACCGGGATAGGCTTCGGATCCACAGTGacctgaagatgaatgagtgggtatccagccaaaaatgtactcaagtgaaagtaaaattcttgctacttttaaatgacattaagtattaaaaagttgtttgatgaaattaaataatgttatattttcatgtgaaactgttaaaaaaaaacctttgtttatcctacacagggttgtggggagcctggagcctatcccaggagactcggggcacaaagcaggggaacaccctggacagggtgccaacccatcacagggcacatttgcacacacactcacaccccattcacacactaaggacaatttagaaatgccaatcagcccacaacgcaagcctttggactgggggaggaaactggagtaaccagaggaagcccccaaagcacagggagaacaaacCCACAATCCCGGAGGTAAACGTGGCAAGGCAAAtacgctaaccactaagccaccatgcccccccccccccatatataaaacataagtttaaaaaatatataatagaaaCCGATATTTACCATTAGTTAGAATTTGACTCGCTGCCTAGCCAACTACTTTAGCTACTGGAATCaatgctagtctaacctggcTTTTGCAAAGTATGGACTGATTTTTATGCCATTTGGCAGACAcacttatccagagtgacttacaattatctcatgtatacaactgagcagttgagggttaagggtcttgctcaactCATGACCCTCCTATCAGAAGTAAATTAGCGAACTTACTTCAACATActttttcaaattagatggaGTTCATGGCTTCCAGAGAGGCAAAGAAGacacataattttttataaGGCTTTCCTTACCCCAGCATATTGAAAAGttttactgaggtagggccAGGGATGGTCATCCTCAATTTCAACACTGCAGTCTGGTGTCTTATCCATCTTCAGACACACGGATATCTATAGTGCtaactacattgtgtagcatgagCAGGTTACCACAGATGACTAATGGACAAGATTCCTGTTAGTTTTTTTCTACATTGATTAACTTGATCAGAtgttttaaactgaaatgtacATGAAATGCTCAGAAGCACATTCAACTGATATATAGCATACAGTCATTGGCTAGGT
This Ictalurus furcatus strain D&B chromosome 1, Billie_1.0, whole genome shotgun sequence DNA region includes the following protein-coding sequences:
- the pitpnc1b gene encoding cytoplasmic phosphatidylinositol transfer protein 1b: MLMKEYRICMPLTVEEYRIGQLYMITKHSHEQSGGGDGVEVIRNEPETHPKYGSGQVTEKRIYLSSKLPSWMKKFVPLIFYITEKAWNFYPYTITEYTCSFLPKLSIKIETHFENNNGSNENVFEDKPTPQDSVCFLDILSDPIPEKYYKKDEDLSSWVSDRTGRGPLVDGWRNNTEPIMCSYKRVQCSFEVYGFQGRTEELIHRNIRDILLVGHRQAVAWIDEWHGMSLEEVREFEKQLQQETNQKMKNDMSDSASVAPVRPSFSRSVSVTDASSLKKMGVDTVDITDPSSSCSSMFGSPMRFNSSSD